actgattggctcaaaagcattaagaaggaaagaaattccacaaattaacttttggcaaggcacacctgttaattgaaatgcattccaggtgactacctcatgaagctggttgagagaatgccaagagtgtgcaaagttgtcatcaagacaaagggtggctactttgaagaatcttaaatataaaatatatttttatttgtttgacatttttttggtttctatatgattccatgtgttatttcatagttttgatgtcttcacaattattctacaatgtagaaaatagtaaaaataaagaaaaaccctgaaatgagtatgcgtgtccaaacttttgactgggactATGTACatatatattaataataataataataataataattcactcCATGGTTTCATGCCTGACATGAAAACAGGAGACTACGTaggtataatgtacagtatattttgcGGTGTTGAGAGGGCAGTTGTAGATATCAGAATGAATTGGACATTTGGGCAATATCAGCTATTTCAATCAGCAATGTCGTCTTtctttataaaataaataaataaatgtaagtctactttttggggggggaagtattcagaccccttgactttttccacgttttgttacatttcagtcttattgtcacgttgtataaatgattgaagacaggcgcaggaatacgtaatagggttttttaatactccacccaaaaatacaacatgccatgaaaggcacggggacgaagcccaaaacagacacgtatacaaaacacagggatgtacccaaacaaaagagcgaggtaaAAACCTCTAATAAATATACGGGGCGAGACCACCAACCCACCACACGGggtgagacccgtaataacaagtgcacaatacACGCAGCGCGAAAGCCGAAATaacaaagcacaggtactcacaagaccaacaaacatgggaacaataaccgctCAAGACAATGGTGAatagagggcacatatatacacatactaatcagggggaatgggaaccagtcTGTGTAATGAGataagacagtccggggttggtggtgATGATCCAGTTCAGTGATGCCTAGAAGGTCGACGACGTAGACCTCTGGAactggtgaacggaatgagcagcagtaccgggggaatccgacacttattctaaaatgtttttttttttaaatgctttcctaatcaatccacacacaataccccataatgacaaagcaaaaacaggtttttagaaatgtttgctaatttttattcataagtattcagaccctttactcagtacgttgttgaagcacctttggcagcgtcttggtgattccaaacttttcccatttaagaatgatggaggccactgtgttcttggggaccttcaatgctgcagacattttttggtacccttctgtgcctcgacacaatcctgcctccgagctctacggacaattcaatcatggcttggtttttgctctgacatgcactgtcaactgtgggaccttatatagacaggtgtgtgcctttcccaaatcatgtccaatcaattgaatttaccacaggtggactccactcatgttgtagaaacatctcaaggatgatcaatggaaacaggatgcacctgagctcaatttcgagtctcatagcaaagggtctgaatacttatgtaaaaaagtaaatttgcaaaaatgtaaacaaaaaataactattttcgctttgtcattatggggtattgtgtgtagattgaaaaaaataaatgtaatcaattttagaataagactgtaacataatagaatgtgtaaaaagtcaaggggtctgaatactttccgaaggcaccgtaTTTACATATTCTTTCTTTAGTGGTTGTGCATCTACAGACACATAATCCTGGAACAGGGACCTAGCTCAACTGTAATGCTTGGTAACCTCTGGCCATTGTTTTGGTTAAAACTTAAAAAATGTCTTTAACCCTTCTGGGTGACAACCAATTTGGGTGACAACCAACAACCAATGCTTTTTAAGTAGCCTGTACATGTTGTTTCTCTGCTTCAGTTTTGGAGCTGATAATAGCTGTTATTTTGACAGGATCGTTATATGAAGACACACGGGTGTCATAATGTGCTTATGACACATCTTACCATGCATTCAAACTGCATCACAATGCATTACACCTGTCGCCgttaagtaaagtgttacctcATGCAGCCCAGGTTTTGAAATCGGACTACAACTGTCACGAAAATCTATGGTCAGGACCAAAATAAAGGAATGAGATTCAGCCCATATCGATCACTCAAGCCTGAATATTGTGCTCATATTGCAAAGAAGTTTTTTAGATTTTCAACACAACTTTATTTGTACTTCTTACACACAATCATGCACATCCTCAACCCTTGGTGGTGACGTGCCGTACTACTTGACACAGCGGATGGAGCCTACGTTGGCTTGCATGCCCCCCCACTCGGTGTGGCGTCTGTACTCTCCCCTCTCCAGCAGGTACTGGCGCCCCCTGTAGTTGGGGTGCTCAAAGAAAACCCAGGCGCCTTCGAACACCTTGCAGGAGTTCACCTCGCGGCTGTGCCAACGCTCCTGGAAGGAGGGCATGTTGTCGGCCACCTCCATGCTTTGGCCCTCAAAGTTAGGCTTCTCCCACAGCTTCGTTCTCCACGAGTTGCCCACCTGGAGTCAGGAAACAGAATCACAACAAGAACGTAATGTTAAAGCAGACATTTGTTTAGGGAAGATATGACCATCtaaataaaaaaaaagatatctTGACCTGCCCCTTTATGGCTGAACAATAACTGCTGCACAATCATGTAAATACATTTACAGTAGGGTGGTAAGGTCTTGTTAGGAACAAGCTCTGTAATTGTGGTGCTAACCTGGGTAAAATGATTACAGGTTGGTTATACTTCTCTATTCCATATGAACTCTTTCAAAGAGTCTCATATTGTCCATCCATCCACTCTACTCACATTCCTAATGATGCGACAGGACCTGACGGTGTCATTGAAGCCCATCCAGCGCTGGTAGTCAGGGTACTCTCCAGGGGTCAGCACGTACTGGAAGCCCATGTAGCTGGGCCTCTCGTACACCACCCAGAATCCCCCCTCCACCCTGACTGAGTTACAGCGGCTGAGGAAGGTGTGCAGGTCGCTGGAGTCACTGTTGCACTCATAGTACCGTCCCTGGTAGTTCCGGTCCTCGTAGAAGGTGATCTGACACCAAACATCATATAATTAAGTGATAATTCCTGAGAAGcctgtggtaacttgtggaatagacaccagctggaatgtggttttaaccaatcagcattcaggattagacccacccgttgtataatacaTATTATGAGTTACTCTGCAACTTCAATGACATATGCAGTTTGTATATAACTTACTATAGAGTTATACTTTATGATAACTTTGATAACTTTGTGATAGCTTTATTAATAACTGAATGTGGTAACTTTATCAATAACTTTGTGATAGCTTAATCAATAACTTCATGTGATTGCTTTATCAATAACTTCATGTGATAGCCTTATCAATAACTTCATGTGATAGCCTTATCAATAACTTTGTGATAACTTTATGAGTAACTTTCTGATTATTTTATTAATAACTTCATGTGATAGCCTTATCAATAACTTAATGTGATTGCTTTATCAATAACTTTGTAATAACGTTATCAATAACTCTGCTTACCTTTTCCATGTTTAATTATCAGTAGGCCAGGCATGATACATTAAACATTAAACCACCAAGCTCCACCAATATTCTCTTTATATGCAGCCAGGACAATAAAAGCAAAGCACATGGTTACTTAGCAGTGTTTGAATTGGATATAATTCAAATCCAGACTCATCACATTGCTCAGAAGCACTGATGCCCCGATCTACAAACAAAGACAAATGGAAAGTGCAAACCATCCCAAATGCACTTTATACCGTACACCATGCTGACCAAAACAAGGGCACTAGAGGACATTGGTTTGATATCAAATGTTTTGGGTCAGGGCCCATCCTTTTTAACTTGTCAAAGAACCTGCAtgaggtctggtctccacaacaggacaagaggtctggtctccacaacaggacaagaggtctggtctccacaacaggacaacaggtctggtctccacaacaggacaacaggtctggtctccacaacaggacaacaggtctggtctccacaacaggacaacaggtctggtctccacaacaggacaacaggtctggtctgcCCAACAAGACAagaggtctggtctccacaacaggacaacaggtctggtctgcacaacaggacaacaggtctggtctccacaacaggacaacaggtctggtctccacaacaggacaacaggtctggtctccacaacaggacaacaggtctggtctccacaacaggacaacaggtctggtctccacaacaggacaacaggtctggtctccacaacaagacaacaggtctggtctccacaacaggacaacaggtctggtctccacaacaggacaacaggtctggtctccacaacaggacaacaggtctggtctccacaacaggacaacaggtctggtctccacaacaggacaacaggtctggtctccacaacaggacaacaggtctggtctccacaacacgacaacaggtctggtctccacaacaggacaacaggtctggtctccataacaggacaacaggtctggtctccacaacaggacaacaggtctggtctccacaacaggacaacaggtctggtctccacaacaggacaacaggtctggtctccacaacaggacaagaGGTCTGGTCTGCACAACAAGACAAGAGGTCTGGTCtgcacaacaggacaacaggtctggtctccacaacacgacaacaggtctggtctccacaacaggacaacaggtctggtctccataacaggacaacaggtctggtctccacaacaggacaacaggtctggtctccacaacaggacaacaggtctggtctcgaCAACATGTCTGGTCtcgacaacaggacaacaggtctggtctcgacaacatgtctggtctccacaacaagACAACatgtctggtctccacaacaggacaacatgtCTGGTCTGCCCAACaagacaacaggtctggtctgcCCAACaagacaacaggtctggtctccacaacaggacaacatgtctggtctccacaacaggacaacaggtctggtctccacaacaggacaacaggtctggtctccataACAGGACAACATGTCTGGTCTCcataacaggacaacaggtctggtctcgacaacaggacaacaggtctggtctccacaacaggacaacaggtctggtctccacaacaggacaagaggtctggtctccacaacaggtctggtctccacaacaggacaacaggtctggtctccacaacaggacaacaggcctggtctccacaacaggacaacaggtctggtctccacaacaggacaacaggtctggtctccataacaggacaacaggtctggtctccacaacaggacaacaggtctggtctccacaacaggacaacaggtctggtctccacaacaggacaacaggtctggtctccacaacaggacaacaggtctggtctgcacaacaggacaacaggtctggtctccacaacaggacaacaggtctggtctccacaacaggacaacaggtctggtctccacaacaggacaacaggtctggtctcgacaacaggacaacaggtctggtctcgacaacatgtctggtctccacaacaggacaacaggtctggtctccacaacaggacaacatgtCTGGTCTGCCCAACaagacaacaggtctggtctgcCCAACaagacaacaggtctggtctccacaacaggacaacatgtctggtctccacaacaggacaacaggtctggtctccacaacaggacaacaggtctggtctccataACAGGACAACATGTCTGGTCTCcataacaggacaacaggtctggtctcgacaacaggacaacaggtctggtctccacaacaggacaacaggtctggtctccacaacaggacaagaggtctggtctccacaacaggtctggtctccacaacaggacaacaggtctggtctccacaacaggacaacaggtctggtctccacaacaggacaacaggtctggtctccacaacaggacaacaggtctggtctcgacaacaggacaacaggtctggtctccacaacaggacaacaggtctggtctccacaacaggacaacaggtctggtctgcacaacaggacaacaggtctggtctccacaacaggacaacaggtctggtctccacaacaggacaacaggtctggtctccacaacaggacaacaggtctggtctcgacaacatgacaacaggtctggtctcgacaacatgacaacaggtctggtctccataacaggacaacaggtctggtctcgacaacaggacaacaggtctggtctccacaacaggacaagaGGTCTGGTCtcgacaacaggacaacaggtctggtctgcacaacaggacaacaggtctggtctccacaacaggacaacaggtctggtctccataacaggacaacaggtctggtctccacaacaggacaacaggtctggtctccacaacaggacaacaggtctggtctccataacaggacaacaggtctggtctccacaacaggacaacaggtctggtctccacaacaggacaacaggtctggtctcgaCAACATGTCTGGTCtcgacaacaggacaacaggtctggtctcgacaacatgtctggtctccacaacaggacaacatgtctggtctccacaacaggacaacatgtCTGGTCTGCCCAACaagacaacaggtctggtctgcCCAACaagacaacaggtctggtctccacaacaggacaacatgtctggtctccacaacaggacaacaggtctggtctccacaacaggacaacaggtctggtctccataACAGGACAACATGTCTGGTCTCcataacaggacaacaggtctggtctcgacaacaggacaacaggtctggtctccacaacaggacaacaggtctggtctccacaacaggacaagaggtctggtctccacaacaggtctggtctccacaacaggacaacaggtctggtctccacaacaggacaacaggcctggtctccacaacaggacaacaggtctggtctccacaacaggacaacaggtctggtctccataacaggacaacaggtctggtctccacaacaggacaacaggtctggtctccacaacaggacaacaggtctggtctccacaacaggacaacaggtctggtctccacaacaggacaacaggtctggtctgcacaacaggacaacaggtctggtctccacaacaggacaacaggtctggtctccacaacaggacaacaggtctggtctccacaacaggacaacaggtctggtctcgacaacaggacaacaggtctggtctcgacaacatgtctggtctccacaacaggacaacatgtctggtctccacaacaggacaacatgtCTGGTCTGCCCAACaagacaacaggtctggtctgcCCAACaagacaacaggtctggtctccacaacaggacaacatgtctggtctccacaacaggacaacaggtctggtctccacaacaggacaacaggtctggtctccataACAGGACAACATGTCTGGTCTCcataacaggacaacaggtctggtctcgacaacaggacaacaggtctggtctccacaacaggacaacaggtctggtctccacaacaggacaagaggtctggtctccacaacaggtctggtctccacaacaggacaacaggtctggtctccacaacaggacaacaggtctggtctccataacaggacaacaggtctggtctccacaacaggacaacaggtctggtctcgacaacaggacaacaggtctggtctccacaacaggacaacaggtctggtctccacaacaggacaacaggtctggtctgcacaacaggacaacaggtctggtctccacaacaggacaacaggtctggtctccacaacaggacaacaggtctggtctccacaacaggacaacaggtctggtctcgacaacatgacaacaggtctggtctcgacaacatgacaacaggtctggtctccataacaggacaacaggtctggtctcgacaacaggacaacaggtctggtctccataacaggacaacaggtctggtctcgacaacaggacaacaggtctggtctgcacaacaggacaacaggtctggtctccacaacaggacaacaggtctggtctccataacaggacaacaggtctggtctccacaacaggacaacaggtctggtctccacaacaggacaacaggtctggtctccacaacaggacaacaggtctggtctccataacaggacaacaggtctggtctccacaacaggacaacaggtctggtctccacaacaggacaacaggtctggtctccacaacaggacaacaggtctggtctccataacaggacaacaggtctggtctgcacaacaggacaacaggtctggtctgcacaacaggacaacaggtctggtctccacaacaggacaacatgtCTGGTCTCGACAACatgtctggtctccacaacaggacaagaGGTCTGGTCtcgacaacaggacaacaggtctggtct
The window above is part of the Salvelinus namaycush isolate Seneca chromosome 7, SaNama_1.0, whole genome shotgun sequence genome. Proteins encoded here:
- the LOC120050552 gene encoding gamma-crystallin S-1-like gives rise to the protein MEKITFYEDRNYQGRYYECNSDSSDLHTFLSRCNSVRVEGGFWVVYERPSYMGFQYVLTPGEYPDYQRWMGFNDTVRSCRIIRNVGNSWRTKLWEKPNFEGQSMEVADNMPSFQERWHSREVNSCKVFEGAWVFFEHPNYRGRQYLLERGEYRRHTEWGGMQANVGSIRCVK